A window from uncultured Anaeromusa sp. encodes these proteins:
- a CDS encoding SufD family Fe-S cluster assembly protein, whose product MKRQQDIEQQARQAEKKLALYGADIDFAEFSDQQGEEQYMEQPALQMDAARKRSLEGIGIEVSGAGRSGTFLQTDHAVTHCQVQGDGLEIMSVDEALKCHDWLEEEYWWRAVAPDADKYTARAAVHQEHGYFIRALPGVKVEDPVQACMYISSEEVVQDVHNVIIVEEGAELHVITGCGTDPHVRKGMHIGISEFFVKKGGKLTFTMIHRWGEEVAVRPRTGVIVEEGGTYLSNYICLQRVKDIQMYPTTRLVGRGAVARLNSVIVAPEGAHMDIGGRVILEAPGVRGEIVARTLSTGGIIINRGHLLGKAPESKAHLECNGLILHPKGVIHAIPELEARTDNAELSHEAAVGKIAPEEIEYLMARGLNEDEATATIVRGFLNVDIEGLPETLVQEIDKAINEFSVSKGM is encoded by the coding sequence ATGAAGCGACAGCAGGATATTGAGCAACAGGCGCGTCAAGCGGAAAAAAAGCTAGCGTTGTACGGCGCAGATATTGATTTTGCTGAGTTTTCGGATCAGCAAGGCGAAGAGCAGTATATGGAACAGCCGGCGCTGCAGATGGATGCAGCGCGTAAACGCTCCTTGGAAGGCATCGGTATTGAAGTGTCCGGTGCTGGGCGTTCGGGCACGTTTTTGCAGACCGACCATGCGGTAACGCATTGTCAGGTGCAGGGGGACGGCTTGGAAATCATGAGCGTTGATGAGGCTCTGAAATGTCACGACTGGCTGGAAGAAGAGTATTGGTGGCGGGCGGTAGCGCCTGACGCGGATAAATATACTGCCCGGGCGGCGGTGCATCAGGAACATGGCTACTTCATCCGGGCTCTGCCTGGCGTCAAGGTGGAGGACCCCGTGCAGGCCTGCATGTACATTAGCTCGGAAGAAGTAGTGCAAGACGTGCATAACGTGATTATTGTCGAAGAAGGGGCGGAGCTGCACGTTATTACTGGCTGCGGCACTGACCCGCATGTGCGCAAGGGCATGCATATCGGCATTAGTGAGTTTTTTGTCAAAAAAGGCGGCAAGCTGACCTTTACCATGATTCACCGCTGGGGAGAAGAAGTGGCTGTACGGCCGCGGACTGGTGTAATCGTCGAAGAGGGTGGCACGTATTTGTCAAACTATATCTGCCTGCAGAGGGTAAAGGATATTCAGATGTATCCGACGACCCGCCTGGTAGGACGAGGCGCGGTGGCGCGGCTGAATTCCGTTATAGTGGCTCCCGAAGGAGCGCATATGGATATCGGCGGCCGGGTGATTCTAGAAGCTCCCGGAGTGCGCGGCGAGATTGTGGCGCGGACGCTGTCCACAGGGGGCATCATTATTAATCGCGGCCATCTGTTGGGCAAGGCCCCGGAAAGCAAGGCGCATCTAGAGTGCAACGGCTTGATTTTGCATCCGAAAGGCGTGATTCACGCCATTCCGGAGCTGGAGGCGCGAACCGACAATGCTGAGCTCAGCCATGAGGCGGCGGTGGGCAAGATTGCGCCGGAAGAGATCGAGTATCTTATGGCGCGCGGCCTGAATGAGGACGAGGCGACGGCGACCATTGTACGTGGCTTCTTGAATGTGGATATTGAGGGCCTGCCGGAGACTCTGGTGCAGGAAATCGATAAAGCGATTAATGAGTTCTCGGTGAGTAAGGGAATGTAA